In a single window of the Enoplosus armatus isolate fEnoArm2 chromosome 15, fEnoArm2.hap1, whole genome shotgun sequence genome:
- the brms1la gene encoding breast cancer metastasis-suppressor 1-like protein-A isoform X1, which produces MPVHRDREKKESTAEEMEVEEQEQEASSSEEEDSDTSSVSEDGDSSEMDEEDCERRRMECLDEMSNLEKQFTDLKDQLYHERLSQVKSKLTEVEAGRAAEYLEPLAVLLENMQVRTKVAGIYRELCLDSVKNKYECETQAACQHWESEKLLLFDTVQSELEEKIRRLEEDRHSIDITSELWNDELSGRKKRRDALSPDKKKRRPSVVSGPYIVYMLPDLDILEDWTAIRKAVATLGPHRGKADSDSSVFPFRPDRNRPILNC; this is translated from the exons ATGCCGGTGCACCGTGACcgggagaagaaggagagcacagcagaggagatggaggtggaggagcaggagcaagAGGCATccagctcagaggaggaggattcTGACACGTCCTCTGTTTCCGAGGATGGAGACAGCTCTG AAATGGATGAGGAGGACTGTGAGCGGAGGAGGATGGAGTGTCTGGATGAAATGTCCAACCTGGAGAAACAGTTCACGGATCTCAAAGACCA gctGTATCATGAGCGTCTCAGTCAGGTGAAGAGCAAGCTGACAGAGGTGGAGGCCGGCCGGGCCGCGGAATATCTGGAGCCTCTGGCAGTACTGCTGGAGAACATGCAGGTCCGCACCAAGGTGGCAG GTATTTACAGAGAGTTGTGTCTGGACTCTGTGAAGAACAAGTATGAGTGTGAGACCCAGGCAGCATGCCAGCACTGGGAG agtgagaagctgctgctgtttgacacAGTGCAGAGTGAACTGGAGGAGAAAATTCGAAGGCtggaggaagacagacacagCATAGATATTACATCAG AGTTGTGGAATGATGAGTTAtcaggaaggaagaagaggagagacgcGTTAAGTCCAGATAAGAAGAAGAGACGACCTTCTGTGGTGTCCG GCCCATATATTGTTTACATGCTGCCTGACTTGGACATCCTGGAGGACTGGACAGCTATCAGAAAG GCCGTGGCCACGCTGGGTCCCCATAGAGGGAAGGCCGACTCTGACAGCTCTGTGTTCCCGTTCAGACCAGACAGAAACAGGCCCATTCTCAACTGCTGA
- the brms1la gene encoding breast cancer metastasis-suppressor 1-like protein-A isoform X2 — MPVHRDREKKESTAEEMEVEEQEQEASSSEEEDSDTSSVSEDGDSSEMDEEDCERRRMECLDEMSNLEKQFTDLKDQLYHERLSQVKSKLTEVEAGRAAEYLEPLAVLLENMQVRTKVAGIYRELCLDSVKNKYECETQAACQHWESEKLLLFDTVQSELEEKIRRLEEDRHSIDITSELWNDELSGRKKRRDALSPDKKKRRPSVVSGPYIVYMLPDLDILEDWTAIRKVWAVATLGPHRGKADSDSSVFPFRPDRNRPILNC; from the exons ATGCCGGTGCACCGTGACcgggagaagaaggagagcacagcagaggagatggaggtggaggagcaggagcaagAGGCATccagctcagaggaggaggattcTGACACGTCCTCTGTTTCCGAGGATGGAGACAGCTCTG AAATGGATGAGGAGGACTGTGAGCGGAGGAGGATGGAGTGTCTGGATGAAATGTCCAACCTGGAGAAACAGTTCACGGATCTCAAAGACCA gctGTATCATGAGCGTCTCAGTCAGGTGAAGAGCAAGCTGACAGAGGTGGAGGCCGGCCGGGCCGCGGAATATCTGGAGCCTCTGGCAGTACTGCTGGAGAACATGCAGGTCCGCACCAAGGTGGCAG GTATTTACAGAGAGTTGTGTCTGGACTCTGTGAAGAACAAGTATGAGTGTGAGACCCAGGCAGCATGCCAGCACTGGGAG agtgagaagctgctgctgtttgacacAGTGCAGAGTGAACTGGAGGAGAAAATTCGAAGGCtggaggaagacagacacagCATAGATATTACATCAG AGTTGTGGAATGATGAGTTAtcaggaaggaagaagaggagagacgcGTTAAGTCCAGATAAGAAGAAGAGACGACCTTCTGTGGTGTCCG GCCCATATATTGTTTACATGCTGCCTGACTTGGACATCCTGGAGGACTGGACAGCTATCAGAAAGGTGTG GGCCGTGGCCACGCTGGGTCCCCATAGAGGGAAGGCCGACTCTGACAGCTCTGTGTTCCCGTTCAGACCAGACAGAAACAGGCCCATTCTCAACTGCTGA